One region of Callithrix jacchus isolate 240 chromosome 16, calJac240_pri, whole genome shotgun sequence genomic DNA includes:
- the LOC128929869 gene encoding uncharacterized protein LOC128929869, protein MCEEALRHYEDFPKLWMMKGQIEEQKELMEKAREAYNQGLKKCPHSTALWLLLSRLEEKIGQLTRARAILEKCRLKNPKNPGLWLESVRLEYRAELKNIANTLMAKVLQGALTPVSCGLRPSSWRRGPRGRPRAWMS, encoded by the coding sequence atgtgtgAGGAGGCCCTGAGGCACTACGAGGACTTCCCCAAGCTGTGGATGATGAAGGGGCAGATCGAGGAGCAGAAGGAGCTGATGGAGAAGGCACGGGAAGCTTACAACCAGGGGTTGAAGAAGTGTCCCCACTCCACAGCCCTGTGGCTGCTCCTCTCTAGGCTGGAGGAGAAGATTGGGCAGCTTACTCGAGCACGGGCCATTCTGGAAAAGTGTCGTCTGAAGAACCCAAAGAACCCTGGACTGTGGTTGGAGTCAGTGCGGCTGGAGTACCGTGCGGAGCTGAAGAACATTGCAAACACGCTCATGGCCAAGGTGCTGCAGGGTGCCCTAACTCCGGTATCCTGTGGTCTGAGGCCATCTTCCTGGAGGCGAGGCCCCAGAGGAAGACCAAGAGCGTGGATGTCCTAA